One window from the genome of Aeromonas sp. FDAARGOS 1405 encodes:
- the amt gene encoding ammonium transporter: protein MVKKWMMAGLTMLPALLVTPSWAEEVAQVQAAVAPVAAMTINKGDNTWMLLSAALVILMSIPGLALFYGGLVRAKNMLSVLMQVFTLFCLICVLWVIYGYSLAFTEGGNFYGSFSKVLLKGVTPDSIAATFSKGVGISELIYVVFQGAFAAITCGLIVGAFAERIKFAAVLLFSVIWFTFAYIPLAHMVWYWAGPDAYTSAEAAATATATAGYLFQHGALDFAGGTVVHINAAVAGLVGAYLVGKRLGYGRDPMTPHSLTMTMIGASLLWFGWFGFNAGSALEANGVAALAFINTWVAPAAAALSWTLAEWVMKGRPSLLGAASGAVSGLVMITPAAGFVGVGGALVMGLVSGVAGLWGVHGLKRLLGADDSLDVFGVHGVCGILGALLTGVFASPDLGGTGVWDYVTNQVAEGYSILTQVKIQAIGVGVTLLWSGAVAAIAFKAVDMLIGLRVNGDAEREGLDVTSHGEKAYSM from the coding sequence ATGGTCAAAAAATGGATGATGGCGGGTCTGACGATGTTGCCTGCCTTGCTGGTTACCCCAAGTTGGGCCGAAGAGGTCGCTCAGGTACAGGCGGCGGTGGCACCGGTTGCCGCCATGACAATCAACAAGGGTGACAACACCTGGATGCTGCTCTCGGCGGCCCTGGTGATCCTGATGTCGATCCCCGGTCTGGCCCTCTTCTACGGTGGTCTGGTGCGGGCCAAGAATATGCTGAGCGTGCTGATGCAGGTCTTTACCCTGTTCTGCCTTATCTGCGTGCTCTGGGTAATTTACGGTTATTCACTGGCCTTTACCGAGGGGGGCAATTTCTACGGCTCCTTCAGCAAGGTGCTGCTCAAGGGGGTGACCCCTGACTCCATCGCCGCCACCTTCAGCAAGGGTGTCGGGATCAGCGAGCTGATCTATGTGGTGTTCCAGGGGGCCTTTGCCGCCATCACCTGCGGCCTTATCGTGGGGGCGTTTGCCGAGCGCATCAAGTTTGCCGCCGTGCTGCTCTTCTCGGTGATCTGGTTCACCTTCGCCTATATCCCGCTGGCTCATATGGTGTGGTATTGGGCGGGTCCGGATGCCTATACCAGCGCCGAAGCCGCAGCAACCGCGACCGCAACTGCCGGGTATCTGTTCCAGCATGGTGCGCTGGACTTTGCAGGCGGCACCGTGGTGCACATCAACGCCGCTGTGGCGGGTCTGGTGGGTGCCTATCTGGTGGGCAAGCGTCTGGGCTACGGTCGTGATCCCATGACCCCCCACAGCCTGACCATGACCATGATCGGTGCCTCCCTGCTCTGGTTCGGCTGGTTCGGTTTCAACGCGGGCTCCGCGCTGGAAGCCAACGGGGTGGCTGCGCTCGCCTTTATCAACACCTGGGTGGCGCCGGCTGCGGCAGCTCTGTCATGGACGCTGGCCGAGTGGGTGATGAAGGGGCGTCCCTCCCTGCTGGGTGCGGCGTCCGGAGCGGTGTCCGGTCTGGTGATGATCACCCCGGCGGCCGGGTTTGTCGGTGTTGGTGGCGCGCTAGTGATGGGTCTTGTCAGTGGTGTGGCCGGTCTGTGGGGCGTCCACGGTCTCAAGCGTCTGCTGGGGGCCGATGACAGCCTGGACGTGTTTGGCGTACACGGGGTGTGCGGCATTCTCGGCGCCCTGCTGACCGGCGTCTTTGCCAGCCCGGATCTGGGCGGCACCGGGGTGTGGGACTATGTTACCAATCAGGTTGCCGAGGGGTACTCCATCCTGACTCAGGTGAAGATCCAGGCTATCGGGGTCGGTGTCACCCTGCTCTGGTCCGGTGCCGTGGCGGCGATTGCCTTCAAGGCGGTCGATATGCTGATCGGGCTGAGGGTCAATGGCGATGCCGAGCGGGAAGGGCTGGATGTCACCTCCCACGGCGAGAAGGCTTACAGCATGTAA
- a CDS encoding GNAT family N-acetyltransferase produces MHHNPPLLRTATHNDMHAIWQIDAKVFGEDVYPAFFFRQAMDLWPELLLVAEYEGQLVGYVLGGFGQERSQGWVLSLAVLPEARGFGLAERMMRQMEANQQALQISELRLTVDPANPAQRLYYRLGYQLVEEVADYFGPGEDRLVLVKTLSGTAAIQG; encoded by the coding sequence ATGCACCACAACCCGCCCCTGCTACGCACCGCCACCCACAATGACATGCACGCCATCTGGCAGATCGATGCCAAGGTGTTTGGCGAAGATGTCTATCCCGCCTTCTTCTTCCGTCAGGCGATGGATTTGTGGCCCGAGTTGTTGCTGGTGGCCGAATACGAGGGGCAACTGGTGGGTTATGTGCTGGGTGGCTTTGGTCAGGAGCGGTCGCAAGGCTGGGTGCTCTCGCTGGCGGTGCTGCCCGAGGCGCGCGGTTTCGGCCTCGCGGAGCGGATGATGCGCCAGATGGAGGCCAACCAGCAGGCGCTGCAGATAAGCGAACTGCGGCTCACGGTCGATCCGGCCAATCCGGCCCAGCGCCTCTACTACCGTCTTGGCTATCAACTGGTTGAAGAGGTCGCCGACTACTTCGGCCCCGGCGAGGATCGGCTTGTGCTGGTTAAAACCCTCTCCGGTACAGCTGCGATTCAAGGATAA
- a CDS encoding aminopeptidase P family protein encodes MNNFEIIETRVAQVRAELAMQELDAFIVPHDDEHLGEYIPACAERLDWITGFNGSAGVAIIMAQRAALFVDGRYTVQARMQAPSELFELLHLIENPHVQWLAEQLPSGSRVGFDARLHSLTWYKNAKAVLAERGIELVRVEQNPIDLNWSDRPEPPKAPVILYSEELAGQSSQAKREMLASDLRKRGLDAVLLTQAEPINWLLNLRGRDIERLPVVLGFAVLYANTTMDFFVDTDKIDCFAFSQHVGQDVSVYPVDKLEDVLQRIGEDQQKVLADPDSANAWTQLIMEEAGAILVAGQDPTMLPKACKNEIELTGMRAAHLRDGVAMTRFLAWLDRLIASGEFEGVDEGTLADQVEAFRREQEHYVEPSFDTISALGPNAAMCHYRHTNGTPRPFGQDSLYLLDSGAQYLDGTTDITRTIKVGEVTDEQKAMFTRVLQGHIALDQARFPRGTAGIQLDVLARMPLWQAGYNYDHGTGHGVGHFLSVHEGPQRIAPKGSMVALQPGMVLSNEPGYYREDGFGIRCENLVVVTELEQIGELPMLGFERLTYVPFDTRLIDRSLLSPAEFRWINEYHAEVFRRLSPLLEGDDLAWLEQATSLI; translated from the coding sequence ATGAATAATTTCGAGATAATTGAAACCCGCGTCGCCCAAGTCAGGGCCGAGCTGGCCATGCAGGAGTTGGACGCCTTTATCGTCCCCCACGATGATGAGCACCTCGGCGAGTACATTCCCGCTTGTGCCGAGCGGCTTGACTGGATCACCGGGTTCAATGGCTCTGCCGGCGTTGCCATCATCATGGCCCAGCGTGCCGCCCTCTTTGTCGATGGTCGCTATACGGTACAGGCCCGCATGCAGGCGCCGTCCGAACTGTTCGAGTTGCTCCACCTCATCGAAAATCCCCACGTGCAGTGGCTGGCCGAGCAGCTGCCGTCAGGCTCCCGGGTTGGCTTCGATGCCCGTCTGCACAGTCTGACCTGGTACAAGAACGCCAAGGCAGTGCTGGCCGAGCGCGGTATCGAGCTGGTGCGAGTCGAGCAGAACCCCATCGACCTGAACTGGAGCGATCGCCCCGAGCCCCCCAAGGCACCGGTCATCCTCTACAGCGAGGAGCTTGCGGGCCAGTCCAGCCAGGCCAAACGTGAAATGCTGGCCAGTGATCTGCGCAAGCGCGGGCTGGATGCCGTGCTGCTGACCCAGGCCGAGCCCATCAACTGGCTGCTCAACCTGCGTGGCCGCGACATCGAGCGGCTGCCGGTGGTGCTCGGTTTTGCCGTGCTCTACGCCAACACCACCATGGATTTCTTCGTCGATACCGACAAGATCGACTGCTTCGCCTTCAGTCAACACGTGGGCCAGGATGTCTCCGTCTATCCTGTCGACAAGCTGGAAGATGTGCTGCAACGCATCGGTGAAGATCAGCAAAAGGTGCTGGCCGATCCGGACAGCGCCAACGCCTGGACCCAGCTCATCATGGAAGAGGCGGGTGCCATTCTGGTGGCAGGCCAGGATCCAACCATGCTGCCGAAAGCGTGCAAAAACGAGATCGAGCTGACCGGCATGCGCGCCGCCCACCTGCGCGATGGCGTGGCTATGACCCGCTTCCTCGCCTGGCTGGATCGGCTGATCGCCTCCGGCGAATTCGAGGGAGTGGATGAAGGCACCCTGGCCGATCAGGTGGAAGCGTTCCGCCGCGAGCAGGAACACTACGTCGAGCCGAGCTTCGACACCATCTCGGCACTCGGCCCCAACGCCGCCATGTGCCACTACCGCCATACCAATGGCACCCCGCGCCCCTTCGGCCAGGACAGCCTCTATCTGCTGGACTCCGGCGCCCAGTATCTGGATGGCACCACCGACATCACCCGCACCATCAAGGTGGGTGAGGTGACCGATGAGCAGAAGGCGATGTTTACCCGGGTGCTGCAGGGACATATTGCGCTGGATCAGGCCCGCTTCCCGCGCGGCACCGCCGGTATCCAGCTCGACGTGCTGGCCCGCATGCCGCTGTGGCAAGCCGGTTACAACTACGACCACGGCACCGGCCACGGCGTCGGCCACTTCCTGAGCGTCCACGAAGGGCCCCAGCGCATCGCCCCGAAAGGGAGCATGGTCGCCCTGCAGCCGGGCATGGTGCTCTCCAACGAGCCGGGCTACTACCGCGAAGATGGCTTCGGCATCCGCTGTGAAAACCTGGTGGTGGTGACCGAGCTGGAGCAGATCGGCGAGCTGCCGATGTTGGGCTTCGAGCGCCTGACCTATGTTCCGTTCGATACCCGCCTGATCGATCGCAGCCTGCTGAGCCCGGCCGAGTTCCGCTGGATCAATGAATACCACGCCGAAGTGTTCCGCCGTCTGAGCCCGCTGCTCGAAGGCGATGATCTCGCTTGGCTGGAGCAGGCAACCAGCCTCATCTGA
- a CDS encoding GGDEF domain-containing protein yields MQFDRLDISLSHYHQLDREHRSHILLLGGLMLAIMTLHLLLLPHFPYERFYAVSFGFEVINWLTMLFLFWVVQCAHLPTHTYRMLSCGLMLWIMGATADIMDELVAQPLWLAIYAEDLLRSSGILLSSIGILSTMHHLFHINTRLREQALFDDLTKLPNRRYFHQQLFLEQGVCHALILLDLDHFKRINDNYGHDIGDRVLQQFGELLQQHCPPGALAARVGGEEFALLLPVAHEADLQQLTNTLLTATRTIAPDPTHTMTVSLGMGIREPGEPAVSLFKRVDQALYGAKEAGRNCAVWATPTNKEA; encoded by the coding sequence ATGCAGTTTGATCGTCTCGATATCAGCCTCTCCCACTACCATCAGCTCGATCGGGAGCATCGTTCCCACATCTTGTTGCTGGGGGGATTGATGCTGGCCATCATGACCCTTCATCTGTTGCTGCTGCCCCACTTCCCCTACGAGCGCTTTTACGCCGTCAGCTTTGGCTTCGAGGTGATCAACTGGCTCACCATGCTGTTCCTGTTCTGGGTGGTGCAGTGCGCCCACCTGCCCACCCACACCTACCGCATGCTCTCCTGCGGTCTGATGCTGTGGATCATGGGGGCCACCGCCGACATCATGGATGAGCTGGTGGCGCAGCCGCTCTGGCTCGCCATCTATGCCGAGGATCTGCTGCGCTCCAGCGGCATCCTGCTCAGCAGCATCGGCATCCTGAGCACCATGCACCACCTCTTTCATATCAATACCCGGCTCAGAGAGCAGGCGCTGTTTGACGATCTGACCAAGCTGCCAAACCGGCGCTACTTTCATCAGCAGCTGTTTCTGGAGCAAGGGGTTTGCCATGCCCTCATCCTGCTGGACCTGGATCACTTCAAGCGGATCAATGACAACTACGGCCACGATATCGGGGATCGGGTGTTGCAGCAGTTTGGCGAGCTGTTGCAACAGCACTGCCCACCGGGTGCGCTGGCGGCCCGTGTCGGTGGTGAAGAGTTTGCCCTGCTGCTGCCCGTCGCTCACGAAGCCGATTTGCAGCAACTGACCAACACCCTGCTCACTGCGACCCGCACCATAGCCCCCGACCCGACCCATACCATGACGGTCAGTCTGGGGATGGGGATCCGCGAGCCCGGGGAGCCGGCCGTCTCGCTGTTCAAACGGGTGGATCAGGCGCTTTATGGCGCCAAGGAGGCGGGTAGAAACTGCGCGGTATGGGCGACGCCGACTAATAAAGAGGCGTGA
- a CDS encoding outer membrane beta-barrel protein has translation MKRAGIAMMGLLLPLGQVWSSEAATTSGWQVTPFFGYSSAIDFEKSDEVVQPVSRSASLDSLQGQGSGSWGLFISKEVDDPGMIELLYSHQSTTLSPDQPDRLTVDILHFAGALTLSDNLMAPYIGAGIGVTRFAAYDSEVTPSMSLALGVQPRLAEHLALRAEVRGYGSLVNDNNQFLCNPEQCVFKVRGELVTQWQANIGLTFRF, from the coding sequence ATGAAGAGAGCCGGGATAGCGATGATGGGGTTGTTGCTGCCACTCGGGCAGGTCTGGAGTAGTGAGGCAGCAACCACATCCGGTTGGCAGGTGACGCCGTTTTTCGGCTACAGCTCAGCCATCGACTTCGAGAAGAGTGACGAGGTGGTGCAGCCGGTCTCGCGCTCGGCCTCGCTCGATTCACTGCAGGGGCAGGGCTCCGGCAGTTGGGGTCTCTTTATCAGCAAGGAGGTGGATGATCCGGGCATGATCGAGCTGCTCTACAGCCATCAGTCCACCACCCTCTCTCCCGACCAGCCGGATCGCCTGACGGTGGACATCCTGCACTTTGCCGGTGCTCTGACCCTCTCTGACAACCTGATGGCGCCCTATATCGGCGCCGGGATCGGGGTGACCCGCTTTGCCGCTTACGACAGCGAGGTGACCCCTTCCATGTCGCTGGCGCTCGGGGTGCAACCGCGCCTCGCCGAGCATCTGGCGCTGCGGGCCGAGGTGCGCGGTTATGGCTCGCTGGTTAACGACAACAACCAGTTTCTCTGCAACCCGGAGCAGTGCGTGTTCAAGGTACGCGGGGAGCTGGTGACCCAGTGGCAGGCCAATATCGGTCTTACCTTCCGCTTTTAG
- a CDS encoding nitrous oxide-stimulated promoter family protein: MKSYHASPARGPHAAASKKASDHPRLMREQQTVSAMIRLYCQHHHQDPHCRHCRQLRDFAHQRLRRCRYGHGHKPTCANCNIHCYAPAMRKQIQQVMKWSGPRMLLRHPWLTLRHLLDGFRKAPKLPHSRPLPP, translated from the coding sequence ATGAAAAGTTATCATGCCAGCCCAGCCCGGGGCCCACACGCCGCAGCCAGCAAAAAGGCGAGTGACCACCCCAGACTCATGCGCGAGCAGCAGACGGTCAGCGCCATGATCCGCCTCTACTGCCAGCACCATCATCAGGATCCCCACTGCCGTCACTGTCGCCAGTTGCGGGATTTCGCCCATCAGCGCCTGCGTCGCTGCCGTTATGGCCACGGCCACAAACCCACCTGCGCCAACTGCAATATCCACTGCTACGCCCCGGCGATGCGCAAACAGATCCAGCAGGTGATGAAGTGGAGCGGCCCGCGCATGTTGCTGCGCCACCCCTGGCTCACCCTTCGCCACCTGCTCGACGGCTTTCGCAAGGCTCCCAAACTGCCCCACAGCAGACCGCTGCCGCCATAA
- a CDS encoding glycine zipper 2TM domain-containing protein, translated as MLKRMTLIALLAATTVTGCANSDVYSGDVYTKDRAKQVQTVSYGTIISTRPVKIQADENSLLGTIGGAVVGGLLGSTIGGGTGRDIATAGGAIAGAAAGKAAGDKLNQVDGVELEIKKENGEAIVVVQKASPTFVPGARVRMTQGNGSINVAVVN; from the coding sequence ATGTTGAAACGTATGACCCTTATTGCCCTGCTGGCCGCCACTACCGTCACCGGTTGCGCCAACAGCGATGTCTACTCTGGCGATGTCTACACCAAAGACCGTGCCAAACAGGTACAAACCGTAAGCTATGGCACCATCATCTCCACCCGCCCGGTGAAGATCCAGGCCGATGAAAACTCCCTGCTCGGCACTATTGGCGGCGCCGTGGTCGGCGGCCTGCTGGGCAGCACCATAGGCGGCGGCACCGGCCGTGATATCGCCACAGCAGGTGGTGCCATTGCCGGCGCGGCAGCCGGCAAGGCCGCTGGCGACAAACTCAACCAGGTCGACGGGGTCGAGCTGGAGATCAAGAAAGAGAACGGCGAAGCCATCGTGGTGGTGCAGAAAGCCAGCCCCACCTTCGTGCCGGGCGCGCGGGTACGCATGACCCAGGGCAATGGCAGCATCAACGTGGCCGTCGTGAATTAA